CGCGAAGACAACGCCGACAGCCGCCTGCGCGAGATCGGCCGCACCCTTGGCCTGGTGGATGACCACACCTATAATGCCTTTCTGGTGAAAAAAAGAAATATAGATACTGCCCTGGCGCGCCTTGCCGGGACCATGCTGAAACCGTCACCTTCGGTGAATGAGCAATTGGCAGAGAGACAAAGCTCCCCCCTCACCCAATCCATTGCCCTGTTTGATCTCCTGCGACGCCCGGAGCTTACCATTGATGATCTGGTGGCAATTGTCGGTGAAGATCTCGGGATTCCGCCGGAAGTAAAGCTCGAAGTGCAGCTGGAAGTCAAATATGAGGGCTATATCAGAAGGCAGCAGGAGCAGGTTGACCGTTTCAAACGTTTTGAAAAAGTCCTGCTTCCCGATGATATGGTGTTTAAAGGTCTTGACGGTCTGTCCAACGAAGTGGTTGAAAAACTCACCAGAATCCGGCCGCTTTCCCTGGGCCAGGCGTCGCGCATCTCGGGAATCACCCCGGCGGCAATCTCCATCCTCCAGGTCCATCTGAAAAAAGCCGGGTTGTTATAATCGTTTTAAACCCACCGCACAGCAACACTTTTTAACTACAGCGATTCTTAACATTGATACCTTATGATACAAAATAAAGGAAACGAGGGTAGTCCAAGATTCTCAAATTAGAAATCAAGAGGGCTTCTCGCCTCCTTGACCGTCATGCTTTTTACTGTATGGGTATAGATCATAGTGGTTCGAACATCACTATGACCAAGTAATTCCTGAATTGTACGTATATCATAATTTGCCTGTAACAAATGACTAGCAAAACTGTGCCGGAAAGTATGAGCAGAGGCGCGTTTACCGATTTTCGCTTTCTGAACAGCGCTTCGAATGGCTTTCTGCACATGGGTTTCGTGTAGATGGTAACGCCGGTGTTGCCTGGTTATCGGCACATAAGTAAGAATCCGAGCCGGGAAAAACCACTGCCAAGGAAACTCCTTGGCAGCATTCTTATACTTTTTATCTATGGAGTCAAAAAGGAATGCACCAGAATAACCTCCAGTCAGATCAGATTCATGAAGTGTTATAACATCATCGAGTTGCTCCTTGAGTTCCTGTACGAGAACTTCTGGAAGTGGAACGGTCCTGTCTTTTTTCCCCTTGCCGTCATGAATTGTTAAGACAAGCTGATCAAAGTTGAAGTTTTGCACTCTCAAGTTCAAGCCCTCAGAGAGACGAAGGCCGCAACCGTAAAGCAATTTAACTATAAGATCAAAGGGTGAGTCAAGCAGGGCAATAATTTTATCTATCTCTTGCCTTGATAAAACCACAGGAATATAAGGACGCCTTTTCGCCCGCGGTATGTCTTTTACCTCACCGAATTCTTTTTTCAATACATGCCGGAACAAAAACAACAGGGCATTGAAGGCCTGGTTTTGAGACGATGACGAAACTTTCCTCTCAACAGCAAGAAAGGTCAGAAATTCTTTTACATCTGAGATTGACAACAGACTGGGATCTTTGCTTTTCGTATAGCTTTGAAATTTTCTAGCCCATCCGGTATATGAAGTCAAAGTCTTGGGGGAATAGTGTCGTAATTTTATTTCATTACGAATCTGGGTGAAGACTGAAGTCCAATCAGCGTTTTTTGTTTTGAATTCAGAATTCGGCGAGGATGCAGATAAATTCCTGTCATTCAATGGAGCTTTATTTGTTGTTTTTTCGATTTCGATCTCATAATATATCGTAATGGCATGCTGAGCTTGTTGCTGTTGCAACTCAGACTGTTTCTTTTCCTGCAGCTTCTTAACAAAAAAAGAAAAATTTAATTTGTCTGTACTGTCATGTTTGTATTTACGGCAGAAATCAAGATAGTATCGCAGCCATTTTTGATACTCGGGATGAAACCTATGTTGGATATTGTGGCGGGTCAAAAAGGAATCAAACTTAACCTGTATTTCCTTGGGAATCTCAAACATGTAAAGTTATCCGGTTTTCTTGATAATATGAAAAATGTAATGTTATCCAGTTAGAAAGCTGTATAATTGAATCCAACTAGTTGTCAAGCTTTTTGATGGAAACGTAGTTATCCGGAAACTGTATAATAACTTGTTATGTGCACAAAATACCAATGAACCTAAAGCATATTCTATTCATACTTGGCATCTTTGTAGCCAGCTTTCTTCTTGTAAAAGCTTATCTAAATCGTGACATTCGCTGTCCCAATTGTGGTGAACGATCAAAATTGGATAGTTCTAAAAAGTTTTGGGCATGTGAATCATGTGGGCATAAAAACGAAAAATGAGGGACATGAGCAAGCAAACAACAATACCCATCACTGAAATCATGCTTTCTTTAGGCTGTATCGGTGCAGTAGAAATAATAATCACATCATTTTTCTGGCACCAAATTATGAAAGACAACAATTTAATATTATTTCGCCCAGGAGAATTATTCGCTCAAATGGGCATGATTGGAGTCC
The Pseudomonadota bacterium genome window above contains:
- a CDS encoding integron integrase codes for the protein MFEIPKEIQVKFDSFLTRHNIQHRFHPEYQKWLRYYLDFCRKYKHDSTDKLNFSFFVKKLQEKKQSELQQQQAQHAITIYYEIEIEKTTNKAPLNDRNLSASSPNSEFKTKNADWTSVFTQIRNEIKLRHYSPKTLTSYTGWARKFQSYTKSKDPSLLSISDVKEFLTFLAVERKVSSSSQNQAFNALLFLFRHVLKKEFGEVKDIPRAKRRPYIPVVLSRQEIDKIIALLDSPFDLIVKLLYGCGLRLSEGLNLRVQNFNFDQLVLTIHDGKGKKDRTVPLPEVLVQELKEQLDDVITLHESDLTGGYSGAFLFDSIDKKYKNAAKEFPWQWFFPARILTYVPITRQHRRYHLHETHVQKAIRSAVQKAKIGKRASAHTFRHSFASHLLQANYDIRTIQELLGHSDVRTTMIYTHTVKSMTVKEARSPLDF